A stretch of the Ostrea edulis chromosome 9, xbOstEdul1.1, whole genome shotgun sequence genome encodes the following:
- the LOC125661437 gene encoding myb-related transcription factor, partner of profilin-like yields the protein MSFYMTLYPILSSASALILENMAEREGVESQSLQTTKKRKPNWTADECLFLSKCVEEHKSILRAKFGTGVTTLKKREIWRKITDAINASSSTKRTVEEVEKKWHNMQMKGKAELADARRSVKQTGGGPAGKPLTPLAEAVGSVIGTNNISISGIPGTVDTTYLMLDRPKINTETTASTIESDGLVTQDLHVISTSESGDGQQQINFVTVPQPNACPTNVCTHTVIDPHLQKQKLELEIENLTLRNKFIRLQIERIEGVDTSSEL from the exons ATGTCGTTTTATATGACGTTATATCCGATTTTATCGTCTGCATCTGCATTGATCCTTGAAAATATGGCAGAAAGAGAAGGTGTTGAGAGTCAGTCATTGCAGACAACTAAGAAAAGAAAACCGAATTGGACAGCAGATGAATGCTTGTTTTTAAGCAAGTGTGTAGAAGAACATAAAAGTATCCTTCGAGCTAAATTCGGAACGGGGGTTACGACATTAAAGAAACGGGagatttggaggaaaatcacaGATGCCATCAATGCCTCTTCCTCCACCAAGCGAACGGTGGAGGAGGTTGAGAAGAAATGGCACAATATGCAGATGAAGGGGAAAGCAGAGCTGGCAGACGCACGACGTAGTGTGAAACAAACGG gCGGTGGACCAGCGGGAAAGCCTTTAACGCCATTAGCAGAAGCAGTTGGGAGTGTTATTGGTAccaacaatataagtatcagtgGGATCCCTGGTACAGTTGACACAACATATCTAATGCTCGACAGACCAAAGATCAACACGGAAACCACAGCGAGTACGAT TGAATCAGATGGCCTTGTGACTCAAGATCTCCATGTCATCAGCACCAGTGAATCTGGAGATGGGCAGCAACAAATAAACTTTGTTACTGTCCCACAGCCAAACGCATGTCCTACCAATGTTTGCACCCACACCGTAATTGACCCGCATCTGCAAAAGCAGAAGCTAGAACTAGAAATTGAGAATCTCACCCTCCGAAACAAGTTTATACGACTTCAGATTGAAAGAATTGAAGGAGTAGATACAAGTAGTGAATTATAA